A genomic window from Nicotiana sylvestris chromosome 11, ASM39365v2, whole genome shotgun sequence includes:
- the LOC104210648 gene encoding protein TPLATE gives MDILFAQIQADLRSNDALRQSGALLQALQQSAAGRDISVLAKSAVEEIVASPASAISKKLAFDLIRSTRLTADLWETVCTGIRNDLDFPDPDVTAAAVSILAAIPSYRLGKLISDCNKQISSCFDSTSDNLRFAITETLGCILARDDLVTLCENNMNLLDRVSNWWIRIGQNMLDKSDAVSKVAFESVGRLFQEFESKRMSRLAGDKLVDSENSVAIRSNWVSSMVEFVWRRRNALMARSLVLPIENFRATVCPLVYAVKAVASGSIEVIKKLSRSSKSGNASSLETVSAERFVGVSDVVSHLAPFLASSLDPSLIFEVGINMLYLADVPGGKPEWASTSIIAILTLWDRQEFSSARESIVRAVVTNLHLLDLSMQVSLFKKLLLMVRNLRAESDRMHALACICRTALCVDLFAKESVRRGQKPVPGTDIASLFENARIKEDLHTVTSKSLFREELVAMLVESCFQLSLPLPEQKNSGMESRVIGALAYGTGYGALNWTEPALEVVEVCRPCVKWDCEGRTYAIDCYLKLLVRLCHIYDTRGGVKRVKDGASQDQILNETRLQNLQRELVRDLREVNTPRVCTRLIWAISEHIDLEGLDPLLADDPEDPLNIIISNIHKVLFNIDSSASTTNRLQDVQAVLLCAQRLGSRNARAGQLLIKELEEFRSNALADSVNKHQCRLILQRIKYVSNHSESKWAAVGEARGDYPFSHHKLTVQFYEAAAAQDRKLEGLVHKAILELWRPDPSELALLLAKRVDSTLLKVPPSAYTLTGSSDPCYVEAYHLTDPSDGRITLHLKVLNLTEIELNRVDIRVGLSGGLYFMDGSPQAVRQLRNLNSQEPVLSSVTVGVSHFERCDLWVQVLYYPLYGSGPADYEDSEEDPQVMRQKKSLRPELGEPVILRCQPYKIPLTELLLPHKISPVEYFRLWPSLPAIVECTGTYTYEGSGFMATAAQQYGESPFLSGLKSLSSKPFHRVCSHIIRTVAGFELCFAAKTWYGGFLGMMVFGASEVSRNVDLGDETTTMMCKFVIRASDESITKEIASDFQGWLDDLTDGGVEYMPEDEVKVAAAEKLKISMERIALLKAARPRPKSPKSDDEEEEEEDEDDENQKKEDMINVEDGKTKGPTTLFKWTAEEVEHRALQAAVIQEWHMLCKDRDAKVN, from the exons ATGGACATACTATTTGCTCAGATCCAAGCCGATCTCCGTTCAAATGACGCGCTCCGTCAATCAGGAGCACTTCTCCAAGCTCTCCAACAATCCGCCGCCGGCAGAGACATCTCCGTCCTTGCCAAATCCGCCGTTGAAGAGATTGTCGCATCACCAGCTTCCGCCATTTCGAAAAAACTCGCATTTGACCTAATTCGCTCCACTCGTCTCACTGCTGACCTATGGGAAACAGTCTGTACCGGAATTCGCAACGATCTCGACTTCCCCGATCCCGACGTTACTGCTGCTGCGGTGTCTATACTTGCTGCTATTCCTTCTTACCGTCTTGGTAAGCTTATTTCTGACTGTAATAAACAGATCTCTAGCTGTTTTGATTCTACGAGTGATAATCTCCGTTTTGCTATTACTGAAACACTTGGTTGTATCCTTGCACGTGATGATCTGGTTACATTGTGTGAGAACAATATGAATTTGTTGGATAGGGTTTCTAATTGGTGGATTAGGATAGGGCAAAACATGCTTGATAAATCTGATGCTGTTTCAAAAGTAGCGTTTGAGTCTGTAGGGAGATTGTTTCAGGAGTTTGAGTCGAAAAGGATGAGTCGTTTGGCTGGTGATAAGCTTGTGGATAGTGAAAATTCTGTTGCTATTAGGTCTAATTGGgtttcttctatggttgaatttGTTTGGAGGAGGAGGAATGCATTAATGGCACGGTCGTTGGTTCTCCCAATAGAGAACTTTCGAGCTACTGTTTGTCCGCTTGTGTATGCTGTGAAGGCAGTAGCTTCGGGTTCGATAGAGGTGATCAAGAAGCTATCGAGGTCTTCCAAGAGTGGGAATGCTAGTTCGTTAGAGACTGTGAGTGCGGAAAGGTTTGTGGGTGTATCTGATGTTGTTTCACATTTGGCACCTTTTTTGGCATCGTCTttggatccatccttgatatttGAGGTGGGAATTAACATGTTATACTTGGCTGATGTTCCTGGAGGGAAACCCGAGTGGGCATCCACTTCCATCATTGCTATTCTCACTCTTTGGGATAGGCAAGAGTTTTCTTCTGCAAGGGAGAGTATTGTAAGAGCTGTTGTCACCAATTTGCATCTTCTTGATCTCAGCATGCAG GtttctttatttaaaaagttGCTTCTTATGGTGAGAAACCTGAGAGCAGAGTCGGATCGCATGCATGCTTTAGCATGCATCTGTCGAACTGCTCTATGTGTTGATCTTTTTGCAAAAGAGAGTGTTAGAAGGGGGCAAAAACCTGTTCCAGGAACTGATATTGCTTCACTTTTTGAGAATGCAAGAATAAAAGAGGACCTCCATACTGTAACTAGTAAAAGCTTGTTTAGAGAAGAACTAGTTGCAATGCTGGTTGAGAGCTGCTTTCAGTTATCACTACCACTTCCTGAACAAAAGAATTCAGGTATGGAAAGCAGAGTTATTGGAGCATTAGCCTATGGAACTGGTTATGGTGCGTTAAATTGGACAGAACCAGCTTTGGAAGTAGTGGAAGTTTGTAGACCATGTGTCAAATGGGATTGTGAAGGTCGAACATATGCTATTGATTGCTATCTGAAGTTGCTTGTCAGGCTTTGTCACATTTATGATACAAGAGGGGGTGTGAAAAGAGTCAAAGACGGGGCTTCTCAGGACCAGATTCTGAATGAAACACGGTTGCAGAATTTGCAAAGAGAGCTTGTCAGAGATCTACGTGAG GTGAACACACCTAGAGTATGTACTCGGCTTATTTGGGCTATCTCAGAGCATATTGATCTAGAAGGTTTGGATCCACTTTTGGCTGATGATCCAGAAGATCCCCTGAATATAATTATATCAAATATACACAAAGTTCTCTTCAACATAGATTCGTCTGCCAGCACCACAAATCGCCTTCAGGATGTTCAAGCAGTTCTTCTGTGTGCTCAGAGGTTGGGTTCACGTAATGCCCGGGCAGGGCAATTGCTAATAAAAGAACTTGAAGAGTTTAGGAGCAATGCATTAGCTGATTCAGTGAACAAACATCAGTGTCGGTTAATACTGCAGCGGATCAAATATGTCTCCAACCACTCGGAAAGCAA GTGGGCTGCGGTTGGTGAAGCAAGAGGAGATTATCCATTTAGCCATCACAAGTTAACTGTTCAGTTTTATGAAGCAGCTGCTGCTCAGGACCGAAAGCTGGAAGGATTGGTTCACAAGGCTATTTTAGAGCTTTGGAGGCCTGATCCTAGTGAGCTAGCACTATTGCTGGCTAAACGAGTCGACTCAACTTTACTCAAGGTTCCTCCAAGTGCATATACTTTGACTGGTAGCAGTGATCCTTGCTATGTTGAAGCATATCATTTAACTGATCCAAGTGATGGAAGGATTACTCTGCACTTAAAG GTTCTAAATTTGACTGAGATAGAACTTAATCGGGTGGATATACGAGTTGGACTTTCTGGTGGATTATATTTCATGGATGGATCTCCTCAAGCAGTACGCCAGCTGCGCAACCTTAATTCACAG GAACCAGTGCTGAGCAGTGTAACTGTGGGCGTTTCCCATTTTGAGCGTTGTGACCTTTGGGTTCAAGTactttactaccccttatatggttCTGGTCCCGCCGATTATGAAGACTCTGAAGAGGATCCACAAGTTATGAGACAAAAGAAAAGCCTGAGACCTGAATTAGGGGAACCCGTCATTTTGAGATGTCAGCCATACAAAATTCCTCTGACCGAGCTTCTTTTGCCACATAAAATTTCACCAGTTGAATATTTTCGTCTATGGCCTAGTTTGCCTGCTATAGTTGAGTGTACTGGTACATATACATATGAAGGAAGCGGTTTCATGGCTACTGCTGCTCAGCAATATGGGGAGTCTCCATTCCTAAGTGGCCTGAAATCTCTGTCTTCCAAACCTTTCCACCGAGTTTGCTCACACATCATCCGGACAGTTGCTGGATTTGAG CTCTGTTTTGCTGCTAAAACCTGGTATGGAGGGTTTTTGGGCATGATGGTTTTTGGTGCAAGTGAAGTGAGCAGAAATGTGGATCTTGGCGATGAGACGACCACAATGATGTGCAAATTTGTGATCCGAGCGTCAGATGAATCCATTACCAAGGAGATTGCTTCAGATTTTCAGGGTTGGTTGGATGATCTAACTGATGGTGGTGTTGAGTACATGCCTGAAGATGAAGTAAAGGTGGCTGCTGCTGAAAAGCTAAAGATTTCAATGGAACGGATAGCATTACTAAAGGCGGCAAGACCTCGCCCGAAGTCTCCAAAatctgatgatgaagaagaagaggaggaagacgAGGATGATGagaaccaaaagaaagaagacatgATTAACGTTGAAGATGGTAAAACTAAGGGGCCAACTACTTTATTTAAGTGGACGGCAGAAGAGGTTGAGCATCGGGCACTTCAAGCAGCTGTAATTCAGGAATGGCATATGCTCTGTAAAGATAGGGATGCCAAAGTAAATTGA